One window of the Pyrinomonadaceae bacterium genome contains the following:
- a CDS encoding glycosyltransferase family 39 protein, whose protein sequence is MRSLTWHDTRFEVGKVQSSVVGDYQRVAELLRQEGLRGFFSSSSSLADLNNLGHPPGYSILIALVRAIFGSSNAAIQFTQIVFDSLAAVLLFLIVFELFSLAPATIAGLFAALSPQLVWNSVLLLPDSLATFPILLAVFLLARSREKPRLTAFVMMGALVGLSCWLRANAMLLTGFIAVAVLLLHGKKHWRYSLAVIAGTLLIVLPLTIRNAIATRHFIPVSLGAGQTLLEGIADYDTNNRFGIPNTDMGIMKQEAEVHQRPEYYGTLFNPDGVQRERARMKRGAGVIASNPVWFASVMVRRAASMTRLERTRLLSSSPAVTHSPDTANSSRLVDDTTTLMRRCSAESPQAKFTFDPANAESLILLGDASKYGDQFLCERVPLKENTDYLLELSFRIPQGRMRVSVNDTVSDVLEPLEVKQPAEQPVQTIRLPFASMAASARVDFSNEASNAPPIVHVDAMNLYELGPARYLWTRYPRLLLHLLQRVFVTAVFLPLALIGVGLTIFRKRTAALIVLAVVPVYYFTVQSAFHTEYRYVLAVNYSLFAFAAVAIGWVVRFAYRKVSSLSVWERVRVRA, encoded by the coding sequence GTGCGTTCACTTACCTGGCATGATACTCGTTTTGAAGTCGGAAAAGTACAGAGCTCAGTCGTAGGTGATTATCAGCGTGTTGCCGAACTTTTGCGACAGGAAGGTCTACGCGGCTTCTTTAGCTCGTCTTCATCGTTGGCGGATTTGAATAATCTCGGCCACCCGCCAGGTTACTCGATTCTAATCGCATTGGTGCGTGCAATTTTCGGTAGCTCGAACGCCGCGATTCAGTTCACCCAGATTGTTTTTGACAGCCTCGCTGCCGTGCTGCTCTTTCTAATCGTCTTCGAATTGTTTTCGCTCGCGCCCGCGACAATTGCCGGCCTCTTCGCGGCGCTCTCGCCACAGCTTGTTTGGAATTCCGTGCTGCTATTGCCGGATTCACTCGCGACCTTTCCGATTCTGCTGGCAGTGTTTTTGCTGGCGCGAAGCCGTGAGAAGCCGAGATTGACTGCGTTCGTCATGATGGGCGCCCTCGTGGGTCTCTCCTGTTGGCTGCGAGCTAATGCCATGTTGTTGACTGGGTTTATCGCCGTCGCCGTGTTGCTCCTACACGGCAAGAAGCATTGGCGATATTCGCTGGCGGTCATTGCCGGCACGCTGCTGATTGTTCTGCCGCTGACGATTCGTAATGCGATAGCGACCCGTCACTTCATCCCGGTCTCGCTCGGCGCCGGGCAAACGCTGCTTGAAGGCATCGCGGATTACGACACGAATAATCGCTTCGGAATTCCGAACACTGACATGGGCATCATGAAGCAGGAAGCTGAAGTTCATCAGCGGCCCGAATACTACGGCACGTTATTCAATCCTGACGGAGTTCAACGCGAGCGGGCCCGGATGAAGCGCGGCGCCGGCGTGATTGCGTCCAATCCGGTCTGGTTTGCGAGCGTGATGGTGCGCCGGGCGGCGTCAATGACGCGTCTGGAAAGGACGCGACTCCTTTCGAGTTCACCGGCAGTCACGCATTCGCCGGACACCGCCAATTCGTCCCGGCTGGTGGACGACACCACGACTCTCATGCGACGTTGCAGCGCTGAGTCGCCACAAGCGAAATTCACATTCGACCCTGCTAACGCAGAGTCACTTATCTTGTTAGGCGATGCTTCTAAGTACGGCGACCAATTCTTGTGCGAACGTGTGCCTCTGAAAGAAAACACCGATTATTTGCTCGAACTTTCTTTCCGAATCCCTCAGGGTCGCATGAGAGTCTCAGTAAACGATACCGTTTCTGATGTTCTCGAGCCGCTCGAGGTAAAGCAGCCTGCTGAGCAGCCCGTCCAAACAATTCGGCTACCCTTCGCTTCGATGGCCGCGTCAGCGCGGGTTGATTTCAGCAATGAGGCTTCGAATGCGCCGCCCATCGTCCATGTCGATGCGATGAACCTTTATGAACTCGGTCCCGCGCGCTATCTGTGGACCCGTTATCCACGCCTGCTTCTTCATCTTCTCCAGCGGGTATTCGTAACCGCCGTTTTCCTGCCGCTGGCGCTCATCGGCGTCGGCCTCACGATCTTTCGCAAGCGAACCGCGGCGCTAATCGTTCTTGCCGTTGTGCCGGTGTACTACTTCACCGTCCAGTCGGCATTTCATACGGAGTACCGATACGTGCTGGCGGTAAATTACTCTCTGTTTGCGTTTGCGGCGGTTGCGATTGGCTGGGTAGTGCGGTTTGCCTATCGCAAGGTGAGTTCCCTCTCCGTTTGGGAGAGGGTTAGGGTGAGGGCTTAG
- a CDS encoding glycosyltransferase translates to MISGASIICFGGEDWWYHHPHSKNHLMRRFARAGNKVIFVNSISMGLAPMKSGELLPRITRKLKSYAKLARTTEEGITVVSPAVVPFFGSAAATATNRRLLTAQITSLAKRRGLTKPILWIAIPTAVEVVGRMDESLVIYHVSDKYDANTMDHATDPAFIRKLHERAIEAADLVFYSSRKLRDEATSGREKSHLLEQAVDFDHWSRIGNGDLKIAEAVAHIPQPRIGYFGAIEPWLIDQELIKLASRERSGWNWIFIGNKSRGLEIEDLPNVHFLPPVTYDELPRYAAGFDVCVLPWNTEVPFTSYGSAIKVREYLASGKPVVISPLPEYESMSEVLRIGRSREQFLELVDEALREQGTELAQRRQSAVRAGTWDARAEWASDLIEQALRSTIPSASGRGPG, encoded by the coding sequence ATGATTTCCGGAGCATCAATAATCTGTTTTGGTGGCGAGGATTGGTGGTATCACCATCCGCACTCGAAGAACCATCTGATGCGCCGGTTCGCGCGCGCCGGCAACAAAGTCATCTTCGTCAATTCGATTTCGATGGGCCTGGCGCCCATGAAAAGCGGCGAGCTGTTACCGCGCATTACGCGCAAGCTGAAGAGCTATGCGAAGCTCGCGCGGACGACCGAAGAGGGAATCACCGTTGTCTCGCCCGCGGTCGTGCCTTTCTTCGGCAGCGCGGCGGCCACCGCGACGAATCGTCGTCTGCTGACGGCGCAGATCACCTCTCTCGCTAAGCGGCGCGGCCTGACAAAGCCAATTCTGTGGATCGCGATTCCGACGGCGGTCGAAGTTGTCGGCCGCATGGACGAATCGCTCGTCATCTATCACGTTTCCGACAAGTACGACGCCAACACAATGGATCATGCGACTGACCCGGCATTCATTCGTAAGTTGCACGAGCGCGCGATCGAAGCCGCGGATCTGGTGTTCTATTCAAGCCGAAAGCTGCGGGACGAAGCAACCAGCGGGCGCGAGAAATCTCACCTTCTCGAACAGGCCGTGGACTTCGATCACTGGTCGAGGATTGGCAACGGTGATTTGAAGATCGCGGAAGCCGTCGCGCACATTCCGCAGCCGCGCATCGGCTATTTCGGCGCGATCGAACCCTGGCTCATCGATCAGGAACTAATCAAGCTAGCGTCTCGCGAACGTTCCGGATGGAACTGGATCTTCATCGGCAACAAATCTCGCGGCCTGGAGATCGAAGACCTGCCGAATGTTCATTTTCTGCCGCCGGTAACTTACGACGAGCTGCCGCGTTACGCCGCCGGCTTTGATGTGTGCGTGTTGCCGTGGAACACGGAAGTGCCGTTCACGAGTTACGGCTCCGCGATTAAGGTCCGCGAATATCTCGCCTCGGGAAAACCCGTGGTGATTTCTCCTTTGCCCGAGTACGAATCCATGAGTGAGGTCTTGCGCATCGGCCGCAGCCGCGAGCAGTTTCTCGAGTTGGTGGATGAAGCGCTGCGCGAGCAGGGAACGGAACTAGCGCAACGGCGTCAGTCTGCCGTGCGCGCCGGTACCTGGGATGCGCGGGCTGAATGGGCCAGTGATTTGATTGAGCAGGCCCTTCGGTCCACAATCCCCTCTGCCTCTGGAAGAGGGCCGGGGTGA
- a CDS encoding VCBS repeat-containing protein produces MSKLFPALCLCVSLILTSSCQAQTRQNAAQNSLFTIAPGFPLNLGSRPSDLAVGDLNKDGRIDVVTCNDDDTVKVLLNDGRGSFVPAPGSPIKAAAHLIDLGDVNNDRNLDIALTHHDSLGVQIFLGAGNGRFSAAPGSPFIAHPGDKAHNHGLTLSDLNSDRNLDITTSNQDDNSVSVLLGNGRGSFAPAAGSPFAVGRAPYPHAVGDVNKDGNLDIVAPNVGGNSVSVLVGNGRGEFRNAPNSPISVAGRPFYAAIGDVNGDSHADLMTTHDDINLMTTLLGDGRGGFTPARGSPFDLGRRGYAILAADLMGDARTEVIVNLIGRDSLIVLLSTESGGYTLAAGSPYQAGLNPKLATADFNGDGKLDIITAGNESSDLTVLLQK; encoded by the coding sequence ATGAGCAAACTGTTTCCAGCTTTGTGTTTATGTGTAAGCTTGATCCTGACTTCGAGTTGTCAGGCTCAAACCCGGCAAAACGCCGCCCAGAATTCTCTCTTTACGATCGCTCCCGGTTTCCCGCTTAACCTTGGCAGTCGCCCCAGTGACCTGGCGGTCGGTGATCTGAACAAAGATGGCAGGATCGATGTTGTGACGTGCAACGACGACGATACCGTCAAGGTTTTACTGAATGACGGGCGCGGCAGCTTTGTCCCGGCGCCCGGTTCGCCGATTAAGGCAGCGGCACATCTCATCGACCTCGGCGATGTGAACAATGATCGAAACCTGGACATCGCGCTGACACATCATGACAGCCTCGGGGTGCAGATCTTTTTGGGCGCCGGCAACGGCAGATTCTCCGCCGCCCCCGGCTCGCCCTTCATCGCCCATCCAGGCGACAAGGCCCACAACCATGGACTCACTTTGAGCGATCTAAACTCCGACAGAAACCTGGATATCACCACCTCCAATCAGGACGACAACAGTGTTTCAGTTTTGTTAGGCAATGGCCGAGGCAGCTTTGCGCCTGCGGCCGGTTCTCCGTTTGCGGTTGGGCGCGCGCCATACCCGCACGCCGTAGGCGACGTGAACAAGGATGGCAACCTCGACATTGTCGCACCGAACGTGGGAGGCAATAGTGTGAGCGTCTTAGTAGGAAATGGACGCGGCGAGTTCAGGAACGCGCCGAATTCACCTATCTCAGTCGCCGGCCGTCCCTTCTACGCCGCCATCGGAGACGTAAACGGAGACAGCCACGCGGACTTAATGACGACGCATGACGACATCAACCTCATGACCACTCTGTTAGGTGATGGCCGCGGAGGGTTTACCCCCGCGCGCGGCTCGCCGTTTGATCTTGGGCGGCGTGGTTACGCAATTCTTGCCGCCGACTTGATGGGAGATGCGCGGACCGAAGTGATCGTCAATCTTATCGGACGCGATTCCTTGATAGTTTTGCTCAGTACTGAGAGCGGCGGGTACACCCTTGCGGCAGGCTCTCCGTACCAGGCGGGCCTAAATCCGAAATTAGCCACCGCCGATTTCAACGGCGACGGCAAGCTCGACATCATTACCGCCGGTAACGAGTCTTCGGATCTCACGGTCCTGCTTCAGAAGTAG
- a CDS encoding methyltransferase domain-containing protein has translation MKRTLLDYLACPACGGDINLATVSAEEGIEILSGELQCAACAKSFPVVRGVPRFAELPDVEEEKRATADSFGWSWQQFSHDDEKYEQQLLDWIAPVRPEFVAGKIVLEGGCGKGRHTQRMARWGAKDVVAVDLSAAVEVAFAATQGLANAHVIQADIYHLPLQRVFDYAFSVGVLHHLPNPREGFKSLVSRLKPGGHASAWVYGAENNEWIVRFVNPVRSITSRMSRRLLYHLAKIPAAIMYSTTKVIYRPLNRGPRGAQLAQHLFYNDYLNYISQFNWRDQHLIVFDHLVAPTAFYISREEFEEWWRDIRATGVVIDWHNRNSWRGFGRLPE, from the coding sequence ATGAAGAGAACTCTCCTGGATTACCTCGCCTGTCCGGCGTGCGGCGGCGACATAAATCTCGCCACAGTCTCAGCGGAAGAAGGCATTGAGATCTTATCCGGCGAACTTCAGTGTGCCGCGTGCGCGAAGAGTTTTCCGGTGGTGCGGGGCGTTCCTCGCTTTGCCGAGCTGCCCGACGTCGAAGAAGAGAAGCGGGCCACGGCCGACAGTTTCGGCTGGTCGTGGCAACAGTTTTCGCACGATGACGAGAAATACGAACAACAACTTCTCGATTGGATCGCACCCGTGCGTCCGGAGTTCGTGGCCGGGAAAATCGTGCTCGAAGGCGGATGCGGGAAAGGTCGTCACACGCAACGCATGGCGCGCTGGGGGGCTAAGGACGTTGTTGCAGTCGATTTGAGCGCCGCTGTGGAAGTCGCTTTCGCCGCCACGCAAGGGCTCGCGAACGCGCACGTGATTCAGGCCGACATTTATCATCTGCCGCTGCAGCGCGTCTTCGACTACGCTTTCTCAGTCGGCGTCCTCCATCACCTGCCCAATCCGCGCGAGGGTTTCAAGTCGCTCGTCTCGCGACTCAAACCCGGCGGGCATGCCTCAGCATGGGTCTATGGCGCCGAAAACAACGAATGGATTGTTCGCTTTGTGAATCCCGTGCGGAGCATAACGTCGCGAATGAGCCGGAGGCTCTTGTATCACCTGGCCAAGATTCCCGCGGCGATCATGTATTCGACGACTAAAGTAATTTACCGGCCGCTCAACCGTGGCCCTCGCGGCGCACAGCTCGCGCAGCATCTGTTCTACAACGACTACCTGAATTACATTTCGCAGTTCAATTGGCGCGACCAGCATTTGATCGTCTTCGATCACTTGGTGGCGCCCACCGCGTTCTACATTTCCCGCGAAGAGTTTGAAGAGTGGTGGCGCGACATCCGTGCTACCGGTGTCGTCATCGACTGGCACAATCGAAACAGCTGGCGCGGGTTTGGAAGGCTGCCTGAGTAA
- a CDS encoding class I SAM-dependent methyltransferase has protein sequence MSTNAETVKGTLPREMMQHTYAILYELEESHWWHIGRRRIIGSFVKEICAQVSDRHPRILDVGCGTGGNLKLLSQFGNAEGVDISADALAFCRERGLEVKAGAAEDLPYEDATFDLVTALDVVEHLDDDVAGLSEMRRVLRPGGRILIFVPTFMWLWGVQDDISHHRRRYRLPELRRAMIEAGFEVERTTYANITFLPPTFLGRVFMRWTGIKPESESHINIAALNPLFARLLGAEATLLRFMNFPVGVSGLCVARVVSSPPVIEDVNPSRQ, from the coding sequence ATGTCCACGAACGCTGAAACGGTTAAGGGAACGCTGCCGCGCGAAATGATGCAGCACACCTACGCGATCCTCTATGAGCTTGAGGAGTCGCATTGGTGGCATATCGGCAGGCGGCGCATCATCGGAAGTTTCGTGAAGGAGATTTGCGCGCAAGTCTCTGACCGCCATCCGCGCATCCTCGACGTTGGTTGCGGCACCGGCGGCAATCTCAAACTGCTTTCGCAGTTTGGGAATGCTGAAGGGGTTGATATTTCCGCAGACGCACTCGCCTTTTGCCGGGAACGCGGCTTGGAAGTGAAGGCGGGCGCGGCGGAAGATCTCCCTTACGAAGACGCGACGTTCGATTTGGTGACGGCACTGGATGTGGTTGAGCATCTCGACGACGACGTTGCCGGATTGAGCGAAATGCGCCGCGTCTTGCGTCCGGGCGGGCGGATTCTGATTTTCGTGCCCACGTTCATGTGGCTATGGGGAGTGCAGGATGACATCAGCCATCATCGCCGTCGTTATCGCCTCCCGGAGTTGCGGCGCGCGATGATCGAGGCAGGATTTGAAGTCGAACGAACCACGTACGCGAACATCACTTTTCTGCCGCCGACGTTTCTGGGTCGCGTGTTCATGCGCTGGACGGGAATCAAACCCGAGAGCGAAAGCCACATCAACATCGCCGCACTCAATCCGCTATTCGCGCGCCTCCTGGGCGCCGAGGCGACACTCCTGCGCTTCATGAATTTTCCCGTCGGAGTTTCCGGCCTGTGCGTCGCACGCGTTGTCAGTAGCCCGCCCGTGATAGAGGACGTAAACCCCAGCCGCCAATGA
- a CDS encoding glycosyltransferase family 39 protein, whose amino-acid sequence MRALTANFIRAHLNDASWFQFGSYAVFDRQAQDIVDRKQPAFWIADAARTDRIVYPPGYPLWLAVIYKLTGNRSPVAVQYVQMALDSLAVLLVVGIGVSAFGWPVGLMAGGLAALSPLLAFSGATPNADSPTSWLVLGGAWCLILAAKTKSIRWAIASGAFLGLACWLRLNPLFLFLPWAAVLAWVFRDVWRKRLVVGAAVALATLLVISPVVIRNVVIFYPQIAPTGLGFGWNLWAGIGETSRGPEFGAPCCDAEMIEQDRSNMKLPSGAEIGLYFPDGIRRDRERGRKALRVIASHPLWFSGVVLRRIGAHLKLFGKPAPHVGTAGINVTAEKTLSPARQGGAIAFLVKVLGMIQSVVRTIIVPLTLVGMLIAGRKNWRMTVLLMVTVAYYLFTLGIGHSEIRYGLPMQALLLVFAAVALDALARFVRKSWLARAE is encoded by the coding sequence GTGCGTGCGCTGACGGCGAATTTCATACGCGCCCACTTGAACGATGCGTCGTGGTTTCAGTTTGGCTCTTATGCGGTCTTTGATCGGCAGGCACAAGACATTGTCGATCGAAAGCAGCCTGCCTTCTGGATTGCCGATGCCGCGCGAACCGATCGGATCGTTTACCCGCCGGGATATCCGCTGTGGCTTGCAGTGATTTACAAATTAACCGGCAACCGATCGCCGGTCGCCGTGCAGTATGTGCAGATGGCGCTCGACTCGCTCGCGGTGCTGCTGGTGGTTGGCATTGGCGTCAGCGCGTTTGGGTGGCCGGTTGGTCTGATGGCGGGTGGCCTGGCGGCGCTGTCGCCCTTGCTCGCCTTTTCCGGCGCGACACCGAACGCGGACTCGCCCACTAGTTGGTTGGTGCTGGGCGGGGCCTGGTGTTTGATCCTTGCCGCCAAAACGAAATCAATTCGCTGGGCGATAGCATCCGGCGCGTTCCTCGGCCTCGCATGTTGGCTGCGACTGAATCCGCTGTTTCTGTTTTTGCCGTGGGCGGCCGTTCTGGCTTGGGTGTTTCGCGACGTGTGGCGGAAACGGCTGGTAGTGGGCGCGGCAGTCGCTCTCGCTACTTTACTGGTTATCTCACCCGTGGTTATCCGTAACGTCGTGATTTTCTATCCACAGATTGCGCCGACGGGCCTTGGCTTCGGTTGGAACTTGTGGGCCGGTATTGGCGAGACTAGCCGTGGACCCGAATTCGGCGCGCCCTGTTGCGACGCCGAGATGATTGAGCAGGACCGGAGCAACATGAAACTTCCGTCCGGCGCAGAGATTGGTTTGTATTTCCCGGACGGCATTCGGCGCGACCGCGAACGTGGACGGAAAGCTTTGCGCGTTATCGCTTCGCATCCGCTGTGGTTTTCGGGCGTCGTGCTGCGACGCATCGGCGCGCATCTGAAATTGTTCGGCAAGCCGGCGCCGCACGTCGGTACTGCGGGCATTAACGTGACTGCTGAGAAGACCCTTTCACCGGCGCGACAAGGCGGGGCGATCGCGTTTCTAGTAAAGGTACTCGGTATGATTCAGAGCGTCGTGCGGACGATCATTGTGCCGCTGACGCTCGTGGGGATGTTGATCGCGGGGCGCAAAAATTGGCGCATGACGGTGCTGCTCATGGTGACGGTCGCTTATTATTTGTTCACCCTGGGAATTGGTCACTCGGAAATTCGTTACGGGCTGCCGATGCAGGCGCTGCTCTTGGTCTTTGCGGCCGTGGCTCTCGACGCATTGGCTCGTTTCGTGCGCAAGAGTTGGCTTGCTCGCGCCGAGTGA
- a CDS encoding class I SAM-dependent methyltransferase has translation MAVADEKQKAREQWSADPAGAVYGREYEFATREFFDEVERHRYQDYAPWMPHVMGFKDFSGQRLLEVGCGMGTDLLQFARGGARVTGVDLTPRSIETSRRHLELYGLSGDFALTDAEKLPFADESFDVAYSNGVLHHTPDTAEAVREIHRVLRPGGLARVMLYHRNSWNYWFEIVLHRGLLRAQLLRGQTAEEIMSRYVEVNEGEGRPLVKAYTRRQARELFSMFREVKTEVQQLTRGDFYFPGRLLPQSMLRALGRGVGWNVIISARK, from the coding sequence ATGGCTGTGGCTGACGAAAAGCAAAAAGCGCGCGAGCAATGGTCTGCCGATCCGGCCGGCGCGGTTTACGGTCGGGAATATGAATTCGCCACGCGGGAGTTTTTTGATGAGGTCGAGCGTCACCGTTACCAGGATTACGCGCCGTGGATGCCGCACGTCATGGGCTTCAAGGATTTCTCCGGCCAGCGTTTGTTAGAAGTCGGCTGTGGCATGGGGACGGATCTTTTGCAGTTTGCACGTGGCGGCGCGCGCGTGACCGGTGTCGATCTCACGCCGCGTTCCATCGAAACCTCGCGCCGTCATCTTGAGCTGTACGGTCTCAGCGGTGACTTCGCGCTCACGGACGCCGAGAAGCTGCCCTTCGCCGACGAGAGTTTCGACGTAGCGTATTCCAACGGCGTGCTGCATCACACGCCCGACACGGCTGAAGCCGTTCGCGAGATTCATCGAGTGCTGCGTCCGGGCGGTTTGGCCCGGGTGATGCTGTACCATCGCAATTCATGGAACTATTGGTTTGAGATCGTTCTGCATCGCGGCTTGTTGCGCGCGCAGTTGTTGCGCGGCCAAACGGCGGAAGAGATCATGAGCCGTTATGTTGAAGTCAACGAAGGCGAAGGCCGGCCGCTGGTGAAGGCTTACACGCGACGGCAGGCGCGCGAGCTGTTTTCGATGTTTCGCGAAGTAAAGACCGAGGTGCAGCAGTTGACGCGCGGAGACTTCTATTTTCCTGGACGACTCTTACCGCAAAGCATGCTGCGCGCGCTGGGCCGCGGCGTTGGTTGGAATGTGATTATCTCTGCGCGAAAGTAA